A single window of Sphingobacterium sp. ML3W DNA harbors:
- a CDS encoding sugar phosphate isomerase/epimerase family protein — MSKNNFPKLHNATWPGIVGKGDHEPIISLDELLQKTANANVNGIKFDGIDLGLFTPHVKLDSSDDNVSLVVDKVGGYGLEIGTLVAPIWPPDGGSAMGTQVDRDRFVAVVQKASEFGYKLRKQGIRTNNVIRIDSATSVAEWAKSPVENTKIIAETFRRACDVAAEYGERLAAEGEICWGGMQSWKIMLETLEMVDRDNMGFQADMSHTFLYLLGYNEPQDRILKTDFQWEDRAELERGLQFLTDKLRPWTIDFHVAQNDGTVFGSGTHDKTGRHCLPTDPNGKLDIVKDAGYWLRDANGNPTKAFDHICWDGCMFPNEVMHKQETWNSILETLIKVRDAHGWSV, encoded by the coding sequence ATGAGCAAGAACAATTTTCCGAAATTGCACAATGCGACCTGGCCGGGTATTGTGGGGAAGGGGGATCATGAACCTATCATCTCTTTAGATGAGCTACTGCAAAAAACAGCGAATGCAAATGTCAACGGTATTAAATTTGATGGTATTGACCTTGGTTTATTCACTCCGCACGTAAAACTGGATTCTTCAGATGATAATGTAAGTCTTGTTGTGGATAAAGTTGGGGGCTATGGTCTAGAAATAGGTACTCTGGTTGCGCCGATATGGCCACCTGATGGTGGTTCGGCGATGGGTACTCAAGTAGATAGAGACCGCTTTGTTGCAGTTGTACAAAAGGCAAGTGAGTTTGGTTACAAATTGAGAAAACAAGGTATTCGAACCAATAATGTCATTCGTATAGATTCTGCTACTAGTGTAGCAGAATGGGCTAAGAGTCCGGTTGAAAACACAAAGATAATTGCTGAAACATTTAGACGTGCTTGTGATGTAGCTGCTGAGTATGGAGAGCGGCTTGCGGCGGAAGGAGAAATCTGCTGGGGTGGAATGCAAAGTTGGAAAATTATGTTGGAAACTTTAGAGATGGTGGATAGGGACAATATGGGATTTCAAGCTGATATGTCTCATACTTTTTTATACCTACTGGGATACAATGAGCCTCAGGATCGGATTCTTAAAACGGATTTCCAATGGGAAGATCGAGCCGAGCTGGAACGAGGTCTTCAATTCTTGACAGATAAGCTTCGTCCTTGGACGATTGATTTTCATGTTGCACAGAATGATGGAACAGTATTTGGCTCTGGTACGCATGATAAAACTGGAAGACATTGCTTGCCGACTGACCCGAATGGTAAACTGGATATTGTGAAGGATGCAGGATACTGGCTTCGTGATGCAAACGGTAATCCGACCAAGGCTTTTGACCATATCTGTTGGGACGGATGTATGTTTCCCAATGAAGTTATGCATAAGCAAGAAACCTGGAATTCAATTCTAGAAACACTGATTAAAGTGCGGGATGCACACGGCTGGTCAGTATAA
- a CDS encoding Gfo/Idh/MocA family protein has product MKKKELRIGLIGCGFMGRTHSNGYQRVSNFFPDLEYLPILKAVCSRSEDKVKAFAEQWGYESFETDWRKLINRDDIDAIDICTPNNMHMEIATAAAAAGKMVLCEKPLSRTLEEGGKMVDAVEKNNVKNMVWYNYRRLPAVTLAKQIINSGKLGKVFHYRTNFLQDWTINENLPQGGRAFWRMDAEAAGSGVTGDLLAHCIDLAMWLNGGIKDVSAMTEIFVKQRLHEDTGKMEDVKIDDACIFHCHFDNGSLGLFESTRYARGHKALFTFEINGERGSLRWDLHDLNKLEYFNNEDESIVKGWRSIHVTDGDQPYMDKWWVPGLSIGYEHSFVHQVADFLKSIETGEECHPTFQDAYETQKVCEAVLLSAKNKCWADTDVDWNN; this is encoded by the coding sequence ATGAAGAAAAAAGAATTAAGAATAGGATTGATTGGCTGTGGATTTATGGGAAGAACCCACTCTAATGGTTATCAACGTGTCAGTAATTTTTTTCCTGATCTGGAATATTTACCTATACTAAAGGCTGTCTGTTCCCGTAGTGAGGATAAGGTCAAAGCTTTTGCGGAACAATGGGGGTACGAATCTTTTGAAACGGATTGGAGAAAATTGATCAATCGTGATGATATCGATGCTATTGATATTTGTACACCTAACAATATGCATATGGAAATAGCTACGGCAGCAGCAGCAGCAGGAAAAATGGTTTTATGCGAAAAACCCTTGTCCAGAACTCTGGAAGAGGGAGGGAAGATGGTTGATGCGGTAGAAAAAAACAATGTTAAGAATATGGTATGGTACAATTATCGTAGATTACCAGCTGTCACCCTCGCTAAACAGATCATAAATAGTGGAAAACTGGGGAAAGTTTTCCACTATCGGACCAATTTTCTACAGGACTGGACCATAAATGAAAACCTACCGCAAGGTGGTCGAGCTTTCTGGCGTATGGATGCTGAAGCTGCAGGTTCTGGCGTGACAGGAGATCTTCTTGCGCATTGTATTGACTTGGCTATGTGGCTGAATGGTGGTATTAAAGATGTTTCTGCCATGACTGAGATTTTTGTGAAGCAACGATTGCATGAGGATACAGGTAAAATGGAAGATGTCAAAATTGATGATGCTTGTATTTTTCACTGTCATTTTGATAATGGTTCTTTAGGGTTATTTGAGTCTACCCGCTATGCTAGAGGGCATAAAGCACTTTTTACATTTGAAATCAATGGTGAAAGAGGCTCTCTACGTTGGGATCTTCATGACCTCAATAAATTGGAATATTTCAACAATGAGGATGAATCAATAGTGAAAGGTTGGCGATCCATCCATGTTACTGATGGCGATCAACCCTACATGGACAAATGGTGGGTACCAGGATTATCGATTGGTTATGAACATTCTTTTGTTCATCAGGTAGCTGATTTTCTAAAGAGTATAGAAACTGGTGAAGAATGTCACCCAACTTTCCAAGATGCCTATGAAACACAAAAAGTCTGTGAGGCTGTTTTACTATCAGCTAAGAATAAATGTTGGGCGGATACAGACGTAGATTGGAACAATTAA
- a CDS encoding condensation domain-containing protein: MLRRKLLMVERIMYVDSTTPLNAVFTAKIKGALSEENFQNALAKIQQKHALLRATIDNSNEKQPLFVEQKNIDSIPLRIIQRKTDKDWFTESEKEWSRLFVEKNKPLAQLIWIKGDGVSEILWVMPHCICDGTTIANLMREFLCLLDEPSLSLATYEPYESIQEFLPVEYSKKNKKFKAEFYLGLARLFFLIKRCSKKRASGDNYALHWKLDPQTTKHITEKCKTNAISVHAFICAVFMQAFQQIQGKAAKGKVISPVDIRHFIPEIKEDYIFAFAPTVELTLKSGSLLENAKRIKQDLVHKINKMNVRELLWLGEQMHPIVQKMIAILRSSPGGHDITLSNMGKLNIPNDFKNFELETLYSPTVAFPWLNSNTLVVSTFKNQMDFIFMSNADFLTKDQAIAIKDKATQLLTSSI, encoded by the coding sequence ATGCTAAGACGAAAATTATTGATGGTAGAAAGGATCATGTATGTGGATTCTACCACACCTTTAAATGCTGTATTCACAGCGAAAATCAAAGGAGCACTATCTGAAGAAAATTTTCAAAATGCATTAGCTAAAATTCAACAAAAGCATGCATTACTTAGAGCAACAATAGACAATAGCAACGAAAAGCAGCCGCTCTTTGTTGAGCAAAAAAATATTGATTCTATCCCTCTCCGTATCATTCAACGAAAAACGGATAAGGATTGGTTTACTGAATCGGAAAAAGAATGGTCTCGTTTATTTGTAGAAAAAAACAAACCATTAGCACAACTTATCTGGATTAAAGGTGATGGAGTATCCGAGATTCTTTGGGTCATGCCTCACTGTATCTGTGATGGCACAACAATCGCCAACTTAATGAGAGAATTTCTTTGTTTATTGGATGAACCATCCTTATCCCTAGCGACTTATGAACCCTACGAATCTATCCAAGAGTTTCTTCCAGTGGAATACAGTAAAAAAAACAAGAAATTCAAAGCGGAGTTCTATTTGGGGTTAGCGCGATTATTTTTTCTAATAAAACGATGCTCGAAAAAAAGGGCTTCAGGAGACAATTATGCCCTGCATTGGAAATTAGATCCACAAACAACAAAGCACATCACAGAAAAGTGTAAAACTAATGCTATCTCTGTGCATGCTTTTATTTGCGCTGTTTTTATGCAGGCTTTTCAACAGATACAAGGAAAGGCTGCCAAGGGCAAAGTGATAAGTCCTGTGGATATCCGACACTTTATTCCGGAAATAAAAGAAGACTATATATTTGCTTTTGCACCGACAGTCGAACTCACGCTAAAATCAGGAAGTCTGTTAGAAAATGCAAAACGAATCAAACAAGACCTCGTACATAAGATAAACAAAATGAACGTAAGAGAGCTTCTTTGGCTAGGAGAACAAATGCATCCTATCGTACAGAAAATGATAGCCATACTTCGATCAAGTCCGGGAGGTCATGATATTACCTTATCGAACATGGGTAAACTCAATATACCAAATGACTTTAAAAACTTTGAACTTGAAACACTATACAGTCCAACGGTTGCTTTCCCTTGGCTTAACTCCAATACGCTGGTTGTAAGCACCTTCAAAAACCAAATGGATTTCATATTTATGTCTAATGCCGATTTTCTGACTAAAGATCAAGCTATTGCAATTAAAGATAAGGCGACTCAATTATTAACCTCGTCCATATGA
- a CDS encoding DUF1080 domain-containing protein, protein MNKMIKYGCLTVAASFLLVSCNAGNTKESQSQIAAADSAMNGEGFIAMLDPNTLTGWEGDSSYWHMDSGVLVGEIKEGAEPLKSNTFLIWKGGEPGDFVLKSQFRISENGNSGINYRSERFTELPYALKGYQADIDGKHQYTGQNYEERNRTTLAYRGQQTEIPNPTASMPGESKGNAWSSLIVLDTLATAAELADVVKAGDWNEIEIVAKDNKLSHYINGKLISEVLDNDQVNRKEKGLIGVQVHVGPPMKIEYKDMQIKMLK, encoded by the coding sequence ATGAACAAAATGATAAAATATGGTTGTTTGACAGTTGCAGCCTCTTTTTTGCTGGTGTCCTGTAATGCTGGGAATACTAAAGAAAGCCAAAGTCAAATTGCTGCTGCGGATAGTGCAATGAATGGTGAAGGCTTTATTGCCATGCTTGATCCTAATACATTGACGGGATGGGAAGGTGATAGCAGCTATTGGCATATGGATAGTGGTGTATTGGTTGGCGAAATTAAGGAAGGTGCAGAACCTTTAAAGAGTAATACTTTTTTGATCTGGAAAGGTGGAGAACCGGGTGATTTTGTGTTAAAATCTCAATTCCGGATTTCCGAAAATGGCAATAGTGGCATTAATTACCGAAGTGAACGTTTTACGGAATTGCCTTATGCATTGAAAGGGTACCAGGCTGATATTGATGGTAAGCATCAGTATACTGGTCAAAATTATGAGGAACGAAACAGAACGACTTTGGCCTATCGTGGACAACAAACTGAAATTCCTAATCCAACAGCGAGCATGCCTGGTGAGTCGAAAGGTAATGCTTGGAGTAGTTTGATTGTCTTGGATACTTTAGCGACGGCAGCGGAATTAGCTGATGTGGTAAAAGCAGGCGATTGGAATGAAATTGAGATTGTTGCAAAAGATAATAAGCTATCGCATTATATCAATGGGAAGTTAATTTCGGAGGTATTGGATAATGATCAAGTGAATCGCAAGGAAAAAGGATTAATCGGAGTACAAGTTCACGTTGGTCCTCCAATGAAGATTGAATACAAAGATATGCAAATCAAGATGCTGAAGTAA